One Streptomyces sp. NBC_01237 genomic region harbors:
- a CDS encoding ketoacyl-ACP synthase III family protein gives MKLDHLHVSGLGTYLPERMSSRRAVELGLYEEILMLDSGVTGTLVAGDTPPVEMAASAAREAVERAAQDPAAIDLLVHSCVLQPGPEMWYPGGYIARELGTGHIPVFEVRQGCNGMLAALELAAGQLALDSSRTTALLTTSDNAGAARFDRWRGYGPGTVVGDAGSALLLDTASGFAQVRSINHVLIPELEALHRGAEPLFGGQARETVDMVERARHFGRTGTSLAEVNETIAKWQGEVARRSLDEAGIGVDDIAKAIYVNQGQYLVEQYFLEPLGLPEDKSSWDFGRTVGHLGASDHVVALDHLVTTGQLQPGDHVLLAGAAPGFVVSSAVLTIGATASWAI, from the coding sequence GTGAAACTCGACCACCTTCACGTCAGCGGCCTCGGGACCTACCTGCCCGAACGCATGAGCAGTCGGCGGGCCGTGGAACTGGGCCTGTACGAAGAGATCCTCATGCTGGACTCCGGGGTCACCGGCACCCTCGTCGCGGGTGACACACCACCCGTGGAGATGGCGGCCTCGGCTGCCCGGGAGGCCGTCGAACGCGCGGCCCAGGACCCCGCGGCCATCGACCTCCTGGTGCACTCCTGCGTGCTGCAGCCGGGCCCGGAGATGTGGTACCCGGGCGGCTACATAGCGCGTGAGCTCGGCACCGGCCACATCCCCGTCTTCGAGGTGCGGCAGGGCTGCAACGGCATGCTGGCCGCCCTGGAGCTGGCCGCCGGCCAGCTCGCCCTCGATTCCTCGCGCACCACCGCGCTGCTGACGACCTCCGACAACGCCGGAGCGGCGAGGTTCGACCGGTGGCGCGGCTACGGCCCGGGCACCGTGGTCGGTGACGCCGGAAGTGCCCTGCTGCTGGACACCGCCAGCGGATTCGCGCAAGTGCGCTCGATCAACCATGTGCTGATTCCGGAACTGGAGGCGCTGCACCGCGGGGCCGAGCCGCTGTTCGGCGGGCAGGCCCGGGAGACCGTCGACATGGTCGAGCGGGCGCGGCACTTCGGCCGTACGGGCACCTCACTCGCCGAGGTCAACGAGACCATCGCGAAGTGGCAGGGAGAGGTGGCCCGGCGCTCCCTGGACGAGGCCGGAATCGGCGTCGACGACATCGCCAAGGCCATCTACGTCAACCAGGGCCAGTACCTGGTCGAGCAGTACTTCCTGGAGCCGCTGGGCCTGCCCGAGGACAAGTCGAGCTGGGACTTCGGCCGGACGGTCGGTCACTTGGGGGCGAGCGACCACGTCGTCGCGCTCGACCACCTGGTGACGACAGGTCAGCTGCAACCGGGGGATCACGTCCTGCTGGCGGGTGCGGCACCGGGATTCGTGGTCAGCAGCGCTGTGCTGACCATCGGTGCCACCGCGTCATGGGCGATCTGA
- a CDS encoding non-ribosomal peptide synthetase produces MSKSRLESILPLSPLQEGLLFHALYDEQSPDVYVVQLALEFEGNLDPERLRAAADAVLKRHANLRAGIRQRRQQEGQPVQLIAADVKAPWKLVDLRGHEAEERIAVLERGVAEEKARRFDMARPPLLRFTLFQLAEKRFVLLLTAHHILLDGWSMPILMRELFELYGTGGSDAGLPRVAPYRDYLSWLAARDRETGKAAWAAALSGLEEPCLLAPVGAADGVARPEKITRMVPAELTGALQERARSRGLTMNTLIQGAWALLLGTLTGRDDVVFGTTVSGRPPELPGIESMVGLFINTVPVRIRLNSSETLLDLLARVQHEQTDLLDHQYLSLAEIQQTAGIGELFDTTTVFENYPLDAEEFSSSIGGLRLVRAEGDDATHYPLSLAVLPGRELQLKLGYRSDLLDADTVDSIASRFVAVLRAIADDPALRVGRVDVLSTAERQRLLVDFNGPGVETEPGCIPAVFEQHAAQTPDAVAVSFEDESLTYAELNERANRLAHLLIGQGVGPEQTVALALPRSLELVISVLAVLKTGAAYLPLDPDYPADRLTYTLTDARPTRLVTVSPAASALPESETPVLLLDAPQTQTELAAAAATNPQNIGLRPDNAAYIIYTSGSTGRPKGVVIPHQNVLRLLDATDHWFGFNNTDVWTLFHSYAFDFSVWEIWGALLRGGRLAVVPHTTTRTPADFLNLLVREHVTVLNQTPSAFYQLAQADAEEPTLGAELALRHVVFGGEALDPSRLTSWYERHTPDTPILVNMYGITETTVHVTHTALDTSHTTSTLSTIGVPIPDLRAYILDADLRLAPTGTTGELYIAGAGLARGYLNRPGLTAERFIADPYSTPGTRMYRSGDLARWNTHGQLQYLGRADQQVKIRGFRIELGEIEAALAAHTDIAQAAAVARDEQQLVGYIVPTEGNTPDPTQIRDALSESLPDHMVPSAIVVLDHLPLTSNGKLDRKALPAPDFAAVVGDRAPRTPREELLCDLFAEVLGLPRVGIDDNFFELGGHSLLATRLISRIQATFGVKHTIRTLFEAPTVAGLAERLNSDDVGEALETVLPLRPEGSRTPLFCVHPAGGLSWCYSGLMSGLHTEYPIYGLQARGISGDEPRPTSLTQMAADYVETLRSIQPHGPYQLLGWSYGGTVAFAMAVHLRRLGEEVGLLAMLDAYPETQFGEKVPGDLDALKLLLDYVGLDIDEEITESTDITRLLELIRTESSVLANLETEQVRGLVDIVINNIHLMDAYAPEMFDGDVLFFTATEGKAEDWMSYEAWVPYVKGQVENHLIACEHTEMTEPGPLREIGAVVSRALSRRPAQQ; encoded by the coding sequence ATGAGCAAGTCACGCCTGGAAAGCATTCTTCCGCTCTCTCCGCTGCAGGAGGGGCTTCTGTTCCACGCCCTGTACGACGAACAGTCTCCGGACGTCTATGTCGTGCAACTGGCCTTGGAATTCGAGGGAAATCTGGACCCCGAGCGGCTGCGCGCCGCCGCGGACGCGGTATTGAAGCGGCATGCCAATCTCCGTGCCGGGATCCGTCAGCGTCGTCAGCAGGAGGGCCAACCCGTTCAGCTGATCGCGGCAGACGTCAAGGCGCCATGGAAGCTGGTCGATCTGCGCGGCCACGAGGCGGAGGAGCGGATCGCCGTTCTCGAACGCGGCGTGGCGGAGGAAAAGGCCCGCCGCTTCGACATGGCCCGCCCGCCACTGCTGCGTTTCACGCTGTTCCAGCTGGCGGAGAAGCGCTTCGTTCTCCTTTTGACGGCACATCACATCCTGCTCGACGGCTGGTCCATGCCCATCCTGATGCGCGAGCTGTTCGAGCTGTACGGCACCGGCGGCAGCGATGCTGGTCTGCCACGCGTGGCCCCGTACCGGGACTACCTGTCGTGGCTGGCGGCCAGGGACCGTGAGACGGGCAAGGCCGCTTGGGCTGCCGCTCTGTCCGGTCTGGAGGAGCCGTGCCTCCTCGCCCCCGTTGGGGCGGCCGACGGGGTGGCCCGCCCCGAGAAGATCACGCGCATGGTCCCGGCGGAGCTGACCGGAGCCTTGCAGGAGCGGGCTCGCAGCCGTGGTCTGACGATGAACACCCTGATACAAGGCGCCTGGGCACTACTCCTCGGCACCCTCACCGGCCGCGACGACGTCGTGTTCGGCACAACCGTCTCCGGCCGCCCGCCGGAGCTGCCCGGCATCGAGTCGATGGTCGGCCTGTTCATCAACACCGTCCCCGTACGCATACGCCTGAACTCCTCCGAAACCCTCCTGGACCTCCTCGCCCGCGTACAACACGAGCAGACCGACCTGCTGGACCACCAATACCTCAGCCTCGCCGAAATCCAGCAGACCGCCGGCATCGGAGAACTCTTCGACACCACCACCGTCTTCGAGAACTACCCCCTCGACGCAGAGGAGTTCTCCAGCTCGATCGGCGGCCTGCGTCTGGTCCGTGCGGAGGGTGACGACGCGACGCACTACCCGCTGAGCCTCGCCGTACTGCCCGGCCGGGAACTCCAGCTGAAGCTGGGCTACCGGTCCGACCTTCTCGACGCGGACACGGTGGACAGCATCGCGTCGCGCTTTGTGGCTGTGCTGCGGGCGATAGCAGACGACCCCGCGCTGCGGGTGGGACGGGTCGATGTCCTCTCCACAGCCGAGCGACAGCGACTGCTGGTCGACTTCAACGGCCCCGGTGTGGAGACGGAGCCCGGGTGCATCCCGGCGGTGTTCGAACAGCACGCGGCCCAGACGCCGGACGCGGTCGCGGTCTCCTTCGAAGACGAGTCCCTGACCTACGCCGAGCTCAACGAACGCGCCAACCGACTGGCCCACCTCCTGATCGGCCAGGGCGTCGGCCCGGAACAGACCGTGGCACTCGCCCTGCCCCGCTCCCTCGAACTCGTGATCAGTGTCCTGGCGGTACTCAAGACCGGGGCAGCCTATCTGCCGCTGGACCCCGACTACCCGGCGGACCGTCTCACCTACACCCTGACCGACGCCCGGCCCACCCGCCTGGTGACGGTGTCCCCGGCAGCCTCCGCTCTGCCGGAGTCCGAGACGCCCGTCCTTCTCCTGGACGCCCCGCAGACCCAGACGGAACTGGCGGCTGCGGCAGCAACGAACCCCCAGAACATCGGCCTGCGCCCGGACAACGCCGCCTACATCATCTACACCTCCGGCTCCACCGGCCGCCCCAAGGGCGTCGTCATCCCCCACCAAAACGTACTGCGCCTCCTCGACGCCACCGACCACTGGTTCGGCTTCAACAACACCGACGTATGGACCCTCTTCCACTCCTACGCCTTCGACTTCTCCGTCTGGGAAATCTGGGGCGCCCTGCTCCGCGGCGGGCGCCTGGCCGTGGTCCCCCACACCACCACCCGCACCCCCGCAGACTTCCTCAACCTCCTCGTCCGCGAACACGTCACCGTCCTCAACCAAACCCCCTCAGCCTTCTACCAACTCGCCCAGGCAGACGCGGAAGAACCAACCCTGGGCGCTGAACTGGCCCTGCGGCATGTGGTGTTCGGCGGCGAAGCCCTCGACCCCAGCCGCCTCACCAGCTGGTACGAACGGCACACCCCGGACACACCCATCCTGGTGAACATGTACGGCATCACCGAGACCACCGTGCACGTCACCCACACCGCACTGGACACCTCGCACACCACCAGCACGCTCAGCACCATCGGCGTACCCATCCCCGACCTGCGCGCCTACATACTCGACGCAGACCTGCGCCTGGCACCCACCGGAACCACCGGCGAGCTCTACATCGCCGGAGCCGGCCTCGCCCGCGGCTACCTCAACCGCCCAGGACTCACCGCAGAACGCTTCATCGCCGACCCCTACAGCACCCCCGGCACCCGCATGTACCGAAGCGGCGACCTCGCCCGCTGGAACACCCACGGACAACTCCAATACCTCGGACGCGCCGACCAACAAGTCAAGATCCGCGGCTTCCGCATCGAACTCGGCGAGATCGAAGCCGCCCTCGCCGCCCACACCGACATCGCCCAGGCCGCCGCCGTCGCCCGCGACGAACAACAACTCGTCGGCTACATCGTGCCCACCGAAGGCAACACACCCGACCCCACCCAAATCCGCGACGCACTGTCCGAATCACTGCCGGACCACATGGTCCCCTCCGCCATCGTCGTACTCGACCACCTCCCCCTGACCTCCAACGGCAAGCTCGACCGAAAAGCCCTGCCCGCCCCCGACTTCGCCGCCGTCGTCGGGGACCGTGCTCCGCGCACGCCCCGCGAAGAGCTGCTGTGCGATCTGTTCGCCGAGGTGCTGGGGCTCCCCCGGGTCGGCATCGACGACAACTTCTTCGAACTCGGCGGACACTCCCTCCTCGCCACCCGCCTCATCAGCCGCATCCAGGCGACCTTCGGGGTCAAGCACACGATCAGGACCTTGTTCGAGGCGCCCACGGTGGCCGGGCTGGCCGAGCGGCTCAACTCCGACGATGTCGGCGAGGCGCTCGAAACCGTGCTCCCGCTCCGTCCGGAGGGCAGCCGCACCCCGCTGTTCTGCGTCCATCCGGCGGGCGGTCTGAGCTGGTGCTACTCGGGTCTGATGAGCGGCCTGCACACGGAGTACCCGATCTACGGCCTTCAGGCGCGCGGTATCTCGGGAGACGAGCCCCGGCCGACCAGCCTGACCCAGATGGCGGCCGACTACGTCGAGACGCTGCGCAGCATCCAGCCGCACGGCCCCTACCAGCTCCTCGGCTGGTCCTACGGCGGCACCGTCGCCTTCGCCATGGCCGTGCACCTGCGCCGGCTGGGTGAGGAAGTGGGCCTCCTGGCGATGCTCGACGCGTACCCCGAGACCCAGTTTGGGGAAAAGGTCCCCGGCGACCTGGACGCCCTCAAGCTGCTCCTCGACTACGTCGGTCTGGACATCGACGAGGAGATCACGGAGTCCACCGACATCACGCGGCTCCTGGAACTCATCCGTACGGAGAGCAGTGTGCTGGCGAACCTTGAGACCGAGCAGGTACGCGGGCTCGTCGACATCGTCATCAACAACATCCACCTGATGGACGCCTACGCCCCCGAGATGTTCGACGGCGACGTCCTCTTCTTCACCGCAACCGAGGGCAAGGCCGAGGACTGGATGAGCTACGAGGCGTGGGTGCCCTATGTGAAGGGCCAGGTGGAGAACCACCTCATCGCCTGCGAACACACCGAGATGACGGAACCCGGCCCCCTGCGGGAGATCGGCGCCGTCGTCAGCCGCGCCCTCTCGCGCCGTCCCGCGCAGCAGTGA